One segment of Oreochromis niloticus isolate F11D_XX linkage group LG8, O_niloticus_UMD_NMBU, whole genome shotgun sequence DNA contains the following:
- the uqcrc2b gene encoding cytochrome b-c1 complex subunit 2, mitochondrial isoform X1 — translation MKGIRGISQLSKRFYAAARKDQSLAQPLAGLSLSPRVGHSYQDVHVTRLPSGLVIASLENYSPASKIGVFIKAGCRYETPENQGVTHLLRLASGLTTKGASAFKICRGIEAVGGSLSVTSSRENMTYTVDCLRDDVDTVMEYLINVTTAPEFRPWEVSDLTPKVKVDKAQAAQSAQIGVVEGLHEAAYKNALCNSLYCPDHMINNIHSEHLHQFVQNNFTSARMALVGLGVDHTVLKQVGEQFLNIRSGAGTTGAKAQYRGGEIRLPSTSSLVHSAVVSQSAAAGTSEALAFSVLQHLLGAGPHVKRGAGVASKLVQGVSKATADPFDVTAFNTSYSDSGLFGVYTISQAAAAGDVIKAALAQVKAVADGGVTAADLTRAKAQLKCHYLMSLETSEGLLEAMGSQALTDASYQSPEEISKKIDNISLTDVANAAKTFVSGKKTMASSGNLVKTPFVDEI, via the exons ATGAAGGGGATTCGGGGAATCAGTCAGCTATCG AAACGCTTCTATGCGGCTGCCAGAAAAGACCAGTCCCTTGCTCAGCCCCTGGCTGGCCTCAGCCTCTCTCCCAGAGTTGGCCATTCCTACCAGGATGTCCAC GTGACCAGGCTGCCCAGCGGGCTGGTGATCGCTTCACTGGAGAACTATTCTCCAGCCTCCAAAATTGGAGTCTTCATCAAGGCTGGCTGTCGCTATGAAACCCCTGAAAACCAGGGCGTCACCCACCTCCTCCGGCTGGCCTCCGGTCTG ACAACCAAGGGAGCTTCAGCTTTCAAGATATGCCGTGGTATTGAGGCAGTGGGAGGCAGTCTAAG CGTGACTTCATCCAGAGAGAATATGACCTACACCGTCGACTGCTTAAGAGATGACGT TGACACAGTGATGGAGTATTTGATCAATGTGACAACAGCCCCCGAATTCCGTCCGTGGGAGGTGTCAGACCTCACCCCAAAAGTAAAGGTGGACAAGGCACAAGCTGCACAGAGCGCCCAGATAG GTGTGGTTGAAGGTCTGCATGAAGCTGCCTACAAGAACGCCCTGTGTAACTCCTTGTACTGCCCAGACCACATGATCAACAACATCCACTCTGAGCAT ctgcaccagtTTGTCCAGAACAATTTCACCAGTGCAAGAATGGCCCTTGTTGGACTTG GCGTTGACCACACTGTGCTGAAGCAAGTGGGAGAGCAGTTCCTCAACATCCGCAGTGGAGCCGGCACCACGGGGGCTAAGGCACAGTATCGTGGAG GTGAGATTCGCCTGCCCAGCACCAGCAGTCTGGTCCATTCAGCCGTGGTGAGccagtcagcagcagcaggcacCAGCGAGGCTCTGGCCTTCAGTGTGCTGCAGCATTTACTGGGAGCTGGGCCGCACGTCAAGAGAGGAGCAGGCGTCGCCAGTAAACTGGTCCAGGGTGTTTCCAAGGCAACAGCAGACCCCTTTGAT GTCACTGCTTTCAATACAAGCTACTCTGACTCTGGCCTGTTTGGGGTCTACACCATCTCTCaggctgcagctgctggtgaT GTGATCAAGGCTGCTCTTGCCCAGGTGAAGGCTGTTGCTGACGGTGGAGTCACAGCTGCTGACCTCACTCGAGCAAA GGCTCAGCTTAAGTGCCACTACCTGATGTCTCTGGAAACCTCAGAGGGTTTGCTGGAAGCCATGGGCAGTCAGGCTCTGACTGATGCATCCTACCAATCCCCCGAAGAAATCTCCAAAAAAATTGACAACATTTCCTTGACTGATGTTGCTAAT gctgCCAAAACATTCGTATCTGGAAAGAAGACCATGGCATCCAGTGGCAATCTTGTAAAAACACCCTTCGTGGATGAGATCTAA
- the uqcrc2b gene encoding cytochrome b-c1 complex subunit 2, mitochondrial isoform X2, whose protein sequence is MKGIRGISQLSTRFYAAQAARKVEVTGFHPQDVQVTRLPSGLVIASLENYSPASKIGVFIKAGCRYETPENQGVTHLLRLASGLTTKGASAFKICRGIEAVGGSLSVTSSRENMTYTVDCLRDDVDTVMEYLINVTTAPEFRPWEVSDLTPKVKVDKAQAAQSAQIGVVEGLHEAAYKNALCNSLYCPDHMINNIHSEHLHQFVQNNFTSARMALVGLGVDHTVLKQVGEQFLNIRSGAGTTGAKAQYRGGEIRLPSTSSLVHSAVVSQSAAAGTSEALAFSVLQHLLGAGPHVKRGAGVASKLVQGVSKATADPFDVTAFNTSYSDSGLFGVYTISQAAAAGDVIKAALAQVKAVADGGVTAADLTRAKAQLKCHYLMSLETSEGLLEAMGSQALTDASYQSPEEISKKIDNISLTDVANAAKTFVSGKKTMASSGNLVKTPFVDEI, encoded by the exons ATGAAGGGGATTCGGGGAATCAGTCAGCTATCG acAAGGTTTTATGCAGCCCAGGCTGCCCGTAAGGTGGAGGTCACTGGGTTTCATCCACAGGATGTTCAG GTGACCAGGCTGCCCAGCGGGCTGGTGATCGCTTCACTGGAGAACTATTCTCCAGCCTCCAAAATTGGAGTCTTCATCAAGGCTGGCTGTCGCTATGAAACCCCTGAAAACCAGGGCGTCACCCACCTCCTCCGGCTGGCCTCCGGTCTG ACAACCAAGGGAGCTTCAGCTTTCAAGATATGCCGTGGTATTGAGGCAGTGGGAGGCAGTCTAAG CGTGACTTCATCCAGAGAGAATATGACCTACACCGTCGACTGCTTAAGAGATGACGT TGACACAGTGATGGAGTATTTGATCAATGTGACAACAGCCCCCGAATTCCGTCCGTGGGAGGTGTCAGACCTCACCCCAAAAGTAAAGGTGGACAAGGCACAAGCTGCACAGAGCGCCCAGATAG GTGTGGTTGAAGGTCTGCATGAAGCTGCCTACAAGAACGCCCTGTGTAACTCCTTGTACTGCCCAGACCACATGATCAACAACATCCACTCTGAGCAT ctgcaccagtTTGTCCAGAACAATTTCACCAGTGCAAGAATGGCCCTTGTTGGACTTG GCGTTGACCACACTGTGCTGAAGCAAGTGGGAGAGCAGTTCCTCAACATCCGCAGTGGAGCCGGCACCACGGGGGCTAAGGCACAGTATCGTGGAG GTGAGATTCGCCTGCCCAGCACCAGCAGTCTGGTCCATTCAGCCGTGGTGAGccagtcagcagcagcaggcacCAGCGAGGCTCTGGCCTTCAGTGTGCTGCAGCATTTACTGGGAGCTGGGCCGCACGTCAAGAGAGGAGCAGGCGTCGCCAGTAAACTGGTCCAGGGTGTTTCCAAGGCAACAGCAGACCCCTTTGAT GTCACTGCTTTCAATACAAGCTACTCTGACTCTGGCCTGTTTGGGGTCTACACCATCTCTCaggctgcagctgctggtgaT GTGATCAAGGCTGCTCTTGCCCAGGTGAAGGCTGTTGCTGACGGTGGAGTCACAGCTGCTGACCTCACTCGAGCAAA GGCTCAGCTTAAGTGCCACTACCTGATGTCTCTGGAAACCTCAGAGGGTTTGCTGGAAGCCATGGGCAGTCAGGCTCTGACTGATGCATCCTACCAATCCCCCGAAGAAATCTCCAAAAAAATTGACAACATTTCCTTGACTGATGTTGCTAAT gctgCCAAAACATTCGTATCTGGAAAGAAGACCATGGCATCCAGTGGCAATCTTGTAAAAACACCCTTCGTGGATGAGATCTAA
- the crym gene encoding ketimine reductase mu-crystallin: MAGAPPVIIWEREVESLLHYKELIPRLEEALGKFSSRDSVEVIQPVRSTVPLQKHNGFLGLMPTYMENDGVLSTKLVCFYNRGAGSTLPSVSATVLLLDPESGHMKAVMDGEAITSMRTAGASEISAKLLMRPGAEVLAILGTGQQALSHYNAFTEMLSFKEVRVWNHRREGAEKFCRSVSGPVTVCGSVEEAVRGADVIVTVTRSTEPVLCGRWVKPGAHVAAVGACRPDWRELDDSLMKEAVVYADSREGAMAESGDVILSGVEVFAELGDVINGIKPAYREKTTVFKSLGMGVEDAVAANLVYEQWKAKAYKL; encoded by the exons ATGGCTGGAGCTCCTCCTGTTATCATATGGGAGCGTGAAGTTGAGAGCCTGTTGCATTACAAAGAGCTGATCCCCCGTCTGGAGGAGGCTTTAGGTAAGTTCTCCAGCCGGGACAGCGTGGAGGTTATCCAGCCTGTGCGCTCCACGGTGCCCCTGCAGAAACACAACGG GTTTCTGGGGCTGATGCCTACATACATGGAGAATGACGGAGTCCTGTCCACAAAATTAGTGTGCTTCTACAACAGGGGGGCTGGCTCCACTTTGCCATCAGTGTCAGCCACAGTGTTGCTGCTGGATCCCGAGTCGGGGCATATGAAGGCT GTCATGGATGGAGAGGCAATCACTAGCATGCGTACCGCTGGAGCTTCAGAAATCTCGGCTAAG CTGCTGATGCGTCCTGGAGCCGAGGTTCTGGCCATCTTGGGGACCGGCCAACAAGCCCTGAGTCACTATAATGCCTTCACTGAAATGCTTTCATTTAAAGAG GTGCGGGTGTGGAACCACAGAAGGGAAGGAGCGGAGAAGTTTTGCCGCTCAGTCAGCGGTCCCGTGACGGTGTGCGGCTCAGTGGAGGAAGCAGTGAGGGGAGCCGATGTCATAGTAACAGTAACCAGGTCGACAGAGCCAGTGCTGTGTGGCCGGTGGGTCAAGCCAGGGGCCCATGTGGCAG CGGTGGGAGCTTGCAGGCCAGATTGGCGGGAGCTGGATGACTCATTGATGAAGGAGGCTGTGGTGTATGCTGACAGCAGGGAGGGAGCAATGGCCGAGTCTGGTGATGTCATCCTCTCTGGG GTTGAGGTGTTTGCAGAGCTCGGAGATGTTATTAATGGGATAAAACCTGCTTACAGAGAGAAGACCACCGTGTTTAAGTCCCTTG gAATGGGAGTTGAAGATGCAGTGGCTGCTAACCTGGTATACGAGCAGTGGAAAGCCAAAGCCTACAAACTGTGA
- the LOC100709393 gene encoding uncharacterized protein C16orf52 homolog B has translation MDKLTVISGCLFLAADIFAIASVANPDWINIGESGGSLTLGLVRQCQTIHGRDRTCTPPRLPGEWITVLLFIILGIISLTVTCGLVVMSHWHREASRYARWIAFTGMILFCMAAFIFPIGFYINEVGGQPYKLPNNTVVGSSYVLFILSIFFTIVGLLFAGKVCLPG, from the exons ATGGATAAACTCACGGTGATATCAGGATGTCTCTTTCTAGCTGCGGACATCTTCGCTATCGCCAGCGTTGCCAACCCGGACTGGATCAACATCGGAGAATCTGGCG GCTCTTTGACTTTGGGTCTCGTCCGGCAGTGCCAGACCATCCATGGCCGAGATCGGACCTGCACCCCCCCACGGCTGCCGGGAGAATGGATCACCGTGCTGCTCTTCATCATCCTGGGCATCATCTCCCTTACAGTCACCTGCGGTCTTGTTGTGATGTCACACTGGCACCGAGAGGCCAGCAGATACGCCCGTTGGATCGCCTTCACGGGGA TGATCCTGTTCTGTATGGCTGCGTTCATTTTCCCAATTGGATTCTACATCAACGAGGTTGGAGGACAGCCATATAAGCTGCCCAACAACACAGTGGTGGGCTCCTCCTACGTACTCTTCATTCTGTCTATATTCTTCACCATAGTGGGACTGCTGTTTGCCGGGAAGGTGTGCCTGCCTGGCTGA
- the LOC100708852 gene encoding NHP2-like protein 1, whose translation MTEAQVNPKAYPLADATLTKTILDLVQQASNYKQLRKGANEATKTLNRGIAEFIVMAADAEPLEIILHLPLLCEDKNVPYVFVRSKQALGRACGVSRPVIATSVTIKEGSQLKPQIQSVQMAIERLLV comes from the exons ATG ACTGAAGCACAAGTGAACCCAAAGGCCTACCCGCTGGCCGACGCCACGCTGACCAAAACTATCCTGGATCTGGTGCAGCAAGCCTCAAACTACAAGCAACTGAGGAAGGGAGCCAACGAAG CCACTAAAACCCTGAACAGAGGCATCGCTGAGTTTATCGTGATGGCTGCCGATGCGGAACCACTGGAGATCATCCTCCACCTGCCGCTGCTGTGCGAGGACAAGAATGTCCCCTACGTGTTTGTCCGCTCCAAGCAGGCCTTGGGCCGGGCCTGTGGGGTGTCGCGCCCCGTTATCGCTACCTCAGTCACTATAAAAGAGGGGTCTCAGCTCAAGCCACAGATCCAGTCTGTTCAAATGGCCATTGAGAGACTGCTtgtgtga